Proteins found in one Sorghum bicolor cultivar BTx623 chromosome 1, Sorghum_bicolor_NCBIv3, whole genome shotgun sequence genomic segment:
- the LOC8067867 gene encoding uncharacterized protein LOC8067867: MASPQSANPQNASPQSIGSGTAEYDPRTDPKRKAKSNDPGWKYGFWPEIGNKDLVECILCGTQVKSGIKRLKEHLVGGYGDAVKCDKTTIEIAAEMEAALVKGRRRRALNLDDDDDGVQMVEVVPSENQVQGHPSSGTTVQHPSSGTASKRKQSALKFSTLPPRPKEKKLVITMLRKKPEEVVEERHSKNGPAQSSVEGRIRTKEERDEVNMHVANFFYESRIPLNAINARSFEIMCEAIGQYGPGYKPPSYHEVRVPLLRKAVEQTNKLKEKHEAAWKQYGYLLQQRIDLIGRDKVVQVVTDNGANYKAACKLLMERIPTLFWTPCAAHCLDLMLEDIGKMKVFSKPIARARQVTTFIYRHGRLLDAMREKTGVDDYGEIEPIVADESDQATSGGANSDPFVMEDDFY, from the exons ATGGCAAGTCCACAGAGTGCAAATCCACAGAATGCAAGTCCACAGAGTATAGGTTCAGGTACTGCTGAATATGATCCAAGGACGGATCCGAAAAGGAAGGCCAAGTCTAATGATCCTGGGTGGAAGTATGGCTTCTGGCCAGAAATTGGCAACAAAGATTTGGTTGAGTGTATCCTTTGTGGAACACAAGTAAAGTCTGGAATCAAGAGATTGAAGGAGCATCTTGTAGGTGGATATGGAGATGCTGTCAAATGTGATAAGACAACAATAGAAATTGCTGCTGAAATGGAAGCAGCACTAGTTAAGGGAAGAAGAAGGAGAGCGCTAAACCtagatgatgacgatgatggtGTTCAAATGGTGGAAGTGGTACCAAGTGAGAACCAGGTTCAGGGACATCCAAGTTCAGGCACAACTGTGCAACATCCAAGTTCAGGGACAGcatccaaaaggaagcaatcTGCTCTGAAATTTTCAACTTTACCACCTAGACCAAAAGAGAAGAAGTTAGTGATTACCATGCTTCGAAAAAAACCTGAAGAAGTGGTTGAGGAAAGACATTCTAAGAATGGACCTGCACAAAGCAGTGTGGAGGGAAGGATCAGGACCAAGGAAGAAAGAGATGAAGTCAATATGCATGTGGCCAATTTCTTCTATGAGAGTAGAATACCATTGAATGCTATCAATGCAAGGAGCTTTGAGATTATGTGTGAGGCCATTGGACAGTATGGACCTGGATATAAACCTCCTAGCTACCATGAGGTGAGGGTGCCATTGCTACGAAAGGCTGTGGAACAGACCAACAAACTAAAGGAGAAGCATGAGGCTGCTTGGAAGCAATATGGCT ATTTACTACAGCAGAGAATTGATCTCATTGGAAGAGACAAGGTTGTTCAAGTGGTCACTGACAATGGTGCTAACTATAAGGCAGCTTGCAAGCTTCTTATGGAAAGAATTCCAACGCTGTTTTGGACTCCATGTgctgcacattgcttggacctTATGCTAGAGGACATTGGCAAAATGAAGGTGTTCAGCAAGCCTATTGCACGTGCAAGACAAGTTACTACCTTTATTTATAGGCACGGGAGGCTTCTTGATGCAATGAGGGAGAAGACAGGAG TTGATGACTATGGTGAAATTGAACCTATTGTTGCTGATGAAAGTGATCAAGCTACTAGTGGTGGTGCCAATTCAGATCCTTTTGTGATGGAGGATGACTTCTATTGA